From a single Leptospirillum ferriphilum genomic region:
- the hpnE gene encoding hydroxysqualene dehydroxylase HpnE, with protein MADSPPVLYIVGGGLSGISAAEVLSRGEGRPRKVVLLEARPRLGGRTSSYRESHDGQVHDTGQHLFMDAYVATRSLLKVLGTENRLTFLDPLSLYMMDRKEKLSFLELPLHNGQLGLLSGILMFPGLSFLSRLSMLKIARALPERESSVDHMDARTFLRNNGQTAEAIDKFWELLIVSATNLPSDQVSASLLVSVLRESLFSAGGPKTLGYNTVPLSELIGDPAMKLLTRRGVDIRCRTPVSRFLVHQNRLTGMQIGKDTRMLGPDDHVIVTVPPWSFEELFPSTEMNNPMIQNIVRLSKPSPILSVHLWFQEPVAVPMMTGFSEHDMHWVFNRDYMMGRALPAILPDKKLADFSYSGPLGDFYPGRMLSCVVSGARESLEEDDDELIEKARKTVLRLSPGSPDKKLVFARVIRERFATPIFSPGQGMWRPLAHSFLDNLWIAGDMQDTGLPATMEGAVRAGFQAAFEVEKRLERRLREDRKYQPGRGEPS; from the coding sequence ATGGCTGATTCACCTCCGGTCCTGTATATCGTTGGCGGCGGTCTGTCCGGTATTTCTGCGGCCGAAGTCCTGTCGCGCGGCGAGGGGCGCCCACGGAAAGTCGTTCTTCTGGAAGCCCGCCCGCGTCTGGGAGGCCGAACCTCCTCCTATCGGGAGAGCCATGACGGGCAAGTGCACGATACCGGCCAGCACCTGTTTATGGACGCCTATGTCGCCACCCGTTCCCTCCTGAAGGTTCTCGGCACAGAAAACCGTCTCACTTTTCTCGACCCCCTTTCCCTGTATATGATGGACCGGAAAGAAAAACTGTCTTTTCTCGAATTGCCTCTCCACAACGGACAACTGGGACTCCTGTCAGGAATCCTGATGTTTCCGGGACTGTCTTTCCTGTCGCGTCTCTCGATGCTCAAAATTGCCCGGGCCCTGCCAGAGCGGGAATCTTCGGTGGATCACATGGATGCCCGGACATTTCTCCGAAACAACGGACAGACTGCCGAAGCGATCGATAAATTCTGGGAGCTTCTGATCGTGTCTGCGACCAATCTGCCATCCGACCAGGTCAGCGCATCGCTTCTCGTATCGGTGTTGAGGGAATCCCTTTTCTCTGCCGGTGGTCCAAAAACGCTGGGGTACAACACCGTCCCCCTGTCGGAGCTCATCGGTGATCCCGCCATGAAACTTCTGACCCGGCGCGGGGTCGATATCCGATGCCGGACGCCGGTCTCCCGCTTTCTCGTTCACCAGAACCGTCTGACCGGAATGCAGATCGGAAAAGACACCCGGATGCTTGGACCGGATGATCATGTCATTGTCACCGTTCCTCCGTGGTCCTTCGAAGAGCTTTTTCCGTCGACGGAAATGAACAACCCGATGATTCAGAACATCGTGAGACTGTCCAAGCCCTCCCCCATTCTTTCCGTGCATCTCTGGTTTCAGGAACCGGTTGCCGTCCCGATGATGACGGGATTTTCCGAACACGACATGCACTGGGTGTTCAATCGGGATTACATGATGGGCCGGGCGCTTCCGGCGATTCTCCCGGATAAAAAGCTGGCTGATTTCAGTTATTCCGGACCGCTTGGGGACTTCTATCCCGGCCGGATGCTCTCATGCGTTGTCTCGGGCGCCAGGGAGAGTCTTGAGGAAGACGATGACGAACTGATCGAGAAGGCCCGGAAAACCGTTCTGCGACTGTCTCCGGGAAGTCCGGACAAAAAACTTGTTTTTGCCCGGGTGATCCGTGAACGCTTCGCGACTCCGATTTTTTCTCCGGGGCAGGGAATGTGGCGTCCTTTGGCCCACTCCTTCCTCGACAATCTCTGGATTGCCGGTGACATGCAGGACACGGGACTTCCGGCGACGATGGAAGG
- the parA gene encoding ParA family partition ATPase yields the protein MIIVVANQKGGCGKTTTAVNLAGALAARGKDVILVDADPQGSAMKWRSLANGTFPLPVVSIPKPVLDQDLPQLDRKYDYVVADTPPGMEEITRSALVCAHTAIIPMQPSPLDLWSGTDIVGLIRRAEILNPQLRTWLLLNRKIQGTRLGKESFEALKEFPYPILKTEIHQRILLAEAIMHGQTITQVAPDSPSAREFRALSVEIVPEA from the coding sequence ATGATCATTGTCGTCGCCAACCAGAAGGGCGGCTGCGGGAAAACGACGACCGCCGTCAACCTGGCGGGAGCGCTTGCCGCACGGGGGAAAGACGTGATTTTAGTCGATGCCGATCCCCAGGGTTCTGCCATGAAATGGAGGTCGCTGGCAAACGGGACCTTTCCCCTCCCCGTCGTCTCCATTCCCAAACCGGTGCTGGATCAGGATCTTCCCCAACTGGACCGGAAATACGATTACGTTGTTGCCGATACCCCTCCGGGGATGGAGGAAATTACCCGGAGCGCGCTGGTCTGCGCCCACACGGCGATCATCCCCATGCAACCCAGTCCGCTTGACCTGTGGTCCGGGACCGATATCGTGGGCCTGATACGGCGGGCGGAAATCCTGAACCCCCAACTGCGGACATGGCTGCTCCTGAACAGAAAGATCCAGGGGACCCGCCTCGGCAAGGAATCCTTCGAGGCCCTGAAGGAATTTCCCTACCCCATTCTCAAAACGGAGATCCACCAACGCATCCTCCTGGCCGAAGCCATCATGCACGGCCAGACCATTACGCAGGTCGCACCGGACAGTCCATCGGCCAGAGAATTCCGCGCGCTGTCCGTCGAGATCGTGCCGGAGGCGTAG
- a CDS encoding phytoene/squalene synthase family protein translates to MDVRTELPQNDRIIRQSLPSDSPVLDLDGFEKARKGIRESTFSVSFFFLDPAARKDLATFYLFCRVVDDIVDETPDKSLAEERLLLWREFFSGETLPETFPHPLGQDLRDLVHRRRIPLSLFRDILDGMETDLRPVRIPDIEALRRYCYLAAGAVGRACIPIFGGEIGELGSYADSLGEAFQLTNILRDLKSDARRNRIYLPADRMQAYGVSDKDVLEGRLHPGFQRLLEEIWMRAEEDYRRAFALLSDRKKWKTMKAARVMEIFYREIHRKIRQSGFDVYRHRIRLSPLLKGWLLLRFWMASFPEEARKVPSSREDRHG, encoded by the coding sequence ATGGATGTCAGGACAGAACTTCCCCAAAATGACCGGATCATCAGACAGTCCCTTCCTTCCGACAGCCCGGTTCTGGATCTGGACGGATTTGAAAAGGCCCGAAAGGGAATTCGGGAAAGCACCTTTTCCGTGTCCTTCTTCTTTCTTGATCCGGCAGCCAGGAAGGACCTGGCGACGTTTTACCTGTTTTGCCGGGTTGTTGACGATATCGTCGACGAAACCCCGGACAAGTCGCTTGCGGAAGAGCGGCTCCTGTTGTGGAGAGAGTTCTTTTCCGGAGAAACCCTTCCGGAGACCTTTCCCCACCCGCTCGGACAAGATCTTCGGGATCTTGTCCATCGCCGGCGCATCCCGCTGTCCCTTTTCCGGGACATTCTTGACGGCATGGAGACAGATCTCCGCCCTGTCCGGATTCCGGATATCGAAGCGCTCCGACGCTATTGTTACCTGGCCGCCGGTGCCGTCGGTCGTGCCTGCATACCGATTTTTGGCGGCGAGATCGGGGAACTGGGATCTTATGCCGATTCTCTGGGAGAGGCCTTCCAGCTGACAAACATTCTTCGCGATCTGAAAAGCGATGCCCGGCGGAACCGCATCTATCTCCCGGCCGACCGGATGCAGGCCTATGGTGTCTCGGACAAGGATGTGCTGGAAGGGCGGCTTCACCCGGGTTTCCAGCGACTTCTTGAAGAAATCTGGATGCGGGCGGAGGAAGATTATCGGCGAGCGTTCGCCCTTTTGTCCGACAGGAAGAAGTGGAAGACCATGAAAGCCGCACGGGTCATGGAAATTTTTTATCGGGAAATTCACCGGAAAATCCGGCAGTCCGGGTTTGATGTCTACCGGCATCGAATCCGTTTGTCCCCTCTTTTGAAGGGATGGCTCCTGCTCCGTTTCTGGATGGCCTCTTTTCCGGAGGAGGCAAGAAAGGTTCCTTCTTCCCGCGAAGATCGCCATGGCTGA
- a CDS encoding creatininase family protein → MQIAHQNWPAVEQYLNSRSVLLIPIGSTEQHGPNGLIGTDHLVAESLARSVGEEMGILVAPTLAYGMSHHHLAFPGSASLSPETLIRVIRDVVTSFARNGFSRFFFINGHGGNVSSIQAAFSDILLDHPSLRLQLASWWLMPEVTDQEKIFFGTENGHHATCGEVAVTWHLYPEDETPIAPGVAPDPETEWPVGPERYRTLFPDGRMGSNPSLSSGEKGKVLFEIARKALVDRIRKFLSRDGADVRKGAGE, encoded by the coding sequence ATGCAGATCGCTCACCAGAATTGGCCAGCCGTCGAACAATATCTGAACTCGCGTTCCGTGCTCCTGATCCCGATCGGAAGCACCGAACAGCATGGACCGAACGGGCTGATCGGAACGGACCATCTTGTCGCCGAATCCCTTGCCCGATCCGTCGGAGAAGAGATGGGCATTCTTGTCGCCCCCACCCTGGCCTATGGAATGTCTCACCATCACCTGGCGTTTCCCGGATCGGCGTCTCTTTCCCCGGAAACACTGATCCGGGTGATTCGGGATGTTGTGACCAGTTTCGCCCGAAACGGGTTCTCCCGATTCTTTTTCATCAATGGACACGGCGGAAACGTGAGCTCAATCCAGGCGGCCTTTTCGGACATTCTTCTGGACCATCCCTCCCTCCGTCTTCAGCTGGCATCCTGGTGGCTGATGCCGGAAGTCACAGACCAGGAAAAGATTTTTTTCGGAACGGAAAACGGCCATCATGCCACGTGCGGGGAAGTCGCCGTCACCTGGCACCTCTATCCCGAGGACGAAACTCCCATTGCCCCGGGAGTCGCACCGGATCCGGAAACGGAATGGCCGGTTGGACCGGAGCGTTACCGCACCCTGTTCCCCGACGGACGGATGGGCTCCAACCCGTCTCTCTCCTCCGGCGAAAAGGGAAAAGTCCTCTTCGAGATCGCCCGGAAGGCCCTGGTTGACCGGATCCGGAAATTTCTGTCCCGGGACGGGGCCGACGTCCGGAAGGGAGCCGGGGAATGA